AGGACTACCTCCAGGAGCTGGAGCGGGCGAGCCGCAAGTACGGGATCCCGATCCGCGAGCGGGAGCTCGTCTGCGCCCCGATCAAGTCCCCGGAGGGGGAGCGGTACCTGGCCGCGGTGGCGGCCGGGATCAACTGCGCGTTCGCCAACCGGCAGGTGATCGCTCACCTCGTGCGCGAGGCGCTGGCGCCGCTGTTCGCCATCCCCTTGGAGAAGATCCGCACCATCTACGATGTGGGCCACAACAACGTGAAGTTCGAGCGGCACCGGGTGGATGGGGCGGAGAAGACGCTCCTCGTGCACCGCAAGGGTTCCACCCGCGCGTTCGGCCCCGGACGGCCGGAGAACCCGCCAGCGTACCGGAAGGTGGGGCACCCCATCTTCGTCGGCGGGACGATGGGCACCGCCTCCTACATCCTACACGGGACAGAGGTGGGAATGGACAAGGTGTTCGGTTCCGGAGTCCACGGGGCCGGGCGGGCCATGTCCCGGGTCAAGGCCAAGAAGCGGTGGCGCGGGGACCAGCTGGTGCGCGAGCTCGCCGGGCAGGGGATCGTCGTCCGCGCCCACTCCCTAGCCGGGGCGGCGGAGGAAGCACCGGGGGCGTACAAGGATGTGGAGCTGGTGGTGGAGGCGGCGGTGGGGGCCGGCCTCAACACCGTGGTCGCCCGGGTGCGGCCGCTCGTGTGCATCAAGGGCTGAGCCCATCCTGACGAGGCCCCCGCGGACCCGGCACGCTGCTGCCGGTCCGAAGGCCGGCGTGCGCAGTGGGCCGGCCCTGGGAGAAGAGCCGGAAGGCCAAGGCCGTGACCACACCCAGCCCGAGGAAGTACCACACCCACCAGGGAAAGCCAAGCGGACCCGGGCTCCTGTCCCCCCACGCCCAGAAGTCGTTGCCCAAGAGGAACAGGAGGACGAAACCTAGACCCCACCCCCACCTGACACGTCCCTTTTCCCGCCCGGCGCATGGGCGGGGCGGGGTGAGAAGGCCCATGCCCACGAGCACAAGGCTCGCCACGGCCACGATGGGGACCACGGGGAGGGTCCCAAACCCCGGCAGCAACCGGAAGCGGTAGGCCACCACCAGCCCCTCCCCCACCAGGATGGAGGCGATGGCCCCTGGGGCCGTCGCCCGCCGCCAGTAGAGGGCGGCCACCACCGTGGGGAAGAGGACGGCCAGTCCGGTGAAGGCCTCGGTGGCGATCTCCAGGAAGGTGGCGGGGGGCCGCCACGCGATCGCCAACCCCGCCAAGGCGAGCCCGACCACGAACAACTTCCCCAGCCACGGAGAGGCAGGGCGCTTCGTTAGCGGCTCCCAGAGATCCCTGGTGAGCATGGAGGAAAGGGTGAGGAGCTGGGAGTCCAAGGTGGACATGAGGGCGGCGAGGGCCGCGGCGAGGACCAGGGCCTCCAGGACGGGTGGGGCGTAGCGGGAAAGGAGCAGGGGGAGGATCCGGTCGGAGGCGATCCCACTCGGAAGCTCAGGGAACGCGAGCCGTCCTACCACCCCGATCGCCACCGGAAGCAAGAACAGGATCCCGGTGACCAGGGGGTACAGAAGCATCGTGGTGGACAGGGCCCGCTCGTCCCGGGCGGCATAGAAGCGCTGGAAGAGCTGGGGGAACATGGGGTCGCACAGCAGCCACAGGAGCATATACCCAAACCAGATCCCCGGCGGGAAGGCCCCGCCCAGCCCGGGACGGGAGAAGAGCCCTGGCCAGGCCGAGGCCGCGGCCCGGTTGGCCGCCGACAGGCCCCCAAACGGGGCCGCCACCACCCCCAGGGCCACGAGGAGCAGGACCAGCATCATCCCCCCCTGCACCACGTCGGTCCACGCCACCCCCCGCATCCCCCCAAGGAACGTGTAAAAGAGCACCACGGCGGTGACCAGGGCCGCCCCAGCAAAATAGGGGAGCCCTAAAAGCTCCTCCAGGGCGTACCCGGCGGCCATGGGCTGCATGGCAAGGTACGGCAGGGTGAAGACGGCCATCACGGCGAGGAAGAGCAGCCGCAAGGTCGGGCTCCGGAACCGGTCGAACACGAGCTCCGGCGGGGTAAGAAGCCCCTTCTCCCTCCCCAGCCGCCACACCGGAAAGCCGATGAAATAGAACGAGATGGCCATGAACCCTGTGCCAAAGGCCATGATGGGGTAGAACGCGTACCCGATCCGCCACCCGGCCCCGGAGAACCCGAACACGGTGAAGGCGCTGAAGTTGGTGGCGGCCATGGTGAGGAACAGGACCCAAGGGGAAAGGGTACGCGAAGCCACGAAGTAGTCCTCCAGGCTGCGCCGGGCACGCCTCCTCGCCCAAAGCCCAATCCCCGCAAGCACCGCGAGGTACCCACCTACCACGAGCGACTTCTCCCACATGCCCTCCTCCTCAAGGGAAGCGGCCACCCGCTGAGGC
The DNA window shown above is from Candidatus Acetothermia bacterium and carries:
- a CDS encoding sodium:solute symporter family protein, whose protein sequence is MWEKSLVVGGYLAVLAGIGLWARRRARRSLEDYFVASRTLSPWVLFLTMAATNFSAFTVFGFSGAGWRIGYAFYPIMAFGTGFMAISFYFIGFPVWRLGREKGLLTPPELVFDRFRSPTLRLLFLAVMAVFTLPYLAMQPMAAGYALEELLGLPYFAGAALVTAVVLFYTFLGGMRGVAWTDVVQGGMMLVLLLVALGVVAAPFGGLSAANRAAASAWPGLFSRPGLGGAFPPGIWFGYMLLWLLCDPMFPQLFQRFYAARDERALSTTMLLYPLVTGILFLLPVAIGVVGRLAFPELPSGIASDRILPLLLSRYAPPVLEALVLAAALAALMSTLDSQLLTLSSMLTRDLWEPLTKRPASPWLGKLFVVGLALAGLAIAWRPPATFLEIATEAFTGLAVLFPTVVAALYWRRATAPGAIASILVGEGLVVAYRFRLLPGFGTLPVVPIVAVASLVLVGMGLLTPPRPCAGREKGRVRWGWGLGFVLLFLLGNDFWAWGDRSPGPLGFPWWVWYFLGLGVVTALAFRLFSQGRPTAHAGLRTGSSVPGPRGPRQDGLSP